A single genomic interval of Nocardia bhagyanarayanae harbors:
- a CDS encoding alpha/beta hydrolase: MIEETEGQISLHPQVEAYLARLAQFGFGELHTFPLELAREGVRRGVALLGEPEGVAAVEDRMIRSAEGDLRVRIYTPAGDRPLPVLVFFHGGGFVLGDLDTHDGLCRSLANGAESIVVSVDYPRAPEHKFPAAPDACYAATQWVAENAADIGGDSTRIAVGGDSAGGNLAAVVALTARDNGGPALVFQLLIYPDLDFRRTNYSIREYAGKYGNISVATQHWFMDTYLTAEAEKLDPRVSPLLAPDLSGLPPTLVITAEYDALRDEGEQYGRRLEQAGVPVTVSRYPGMIHEFVRHPFDDSAKARSEAATALRKAFIR; the protein is encoded by the coding sequence ATGATCGAAGAAACAGAAGGCCAGATCTCGTTGCATCCGCAGGTCGAGGCATATTTGGCGCGGCTCGCCCAATTCGGCTTCGGTGAGCTGCATACGTTTCCCCTCGAGCTGGCGCGCGAAGGGGTCCGCAGGGGAGTCGCGCTCCTGGGCGAGCCCGAAGGTGTTGCCGCCGTCGAGGACCGCATGATCCGTTCGGCGGAAGGGGACCTGCGGGTCCGGATCTACACTCCGGCGGGTGATCGCCCGCTCCCGGTGTTGGTGTTCTTCCACGGTGGCGGGTTCGTGCTCGGCGATCTGGATACCCACGACGGTCTGTGCCGGAGTCTCGCGAACGGAGCCGAATCCATCGTGGTCTCCGTCGACTATCCGCGGGCGCCCGAGCACAAGTTTCCGGCAGCACCCGACGCCTGCTACGCCGCGACGCAGTGGGTTGCCGAGAACGCGGCCGACATCGGCGGGGATTCCACCCGGATCGCCGTCGGTGGAGACAGCGCCGGAGGCAATCTGGCGGCGGTTGTCGCGCTGACGGCGCGGGACAACGGCGGGCCCGCCCTGGTCTTCCAGCTACTGATCTATCCCGACCTCGATTTCCGGAGGACGAACTACTCCATCCGCGAATACGCGGGCAAGTACGGCAACATCAGCGTGGCCACCCAGCACTGGTTCATGGACACTTACCTGACCGCCGAAGCGGAGAAGCTCGACCCCCGCGTCTCGCCCCTGCTCGCCCCCGACTTGTCCGGGCTCCCACCAACACTCGTCATCACCGCCGAGTACGACGCGCTGCGCGACGAAGGTGAACAGTACGGTCGGCGCCTCGAGCAGGCCGGCGTCCCGGTGACCGTCAGCCGCTATCCCGGAATGATCCACGAATTCGTCCGCCACCCCTTCGACGACAGCGCGAAAGCGCGATCCGAAGCAGCGACAGCACTGCGAAAGGCATTCATCCGCTGA
- a CDS encoding DUF3558 domain-containing protein, protein MAKRAVRGREIRAVVLGLLLAISATGCQISGTATPGPASAVLGPDTAPPPSPPWTLGQVVYHPCTVLGQDDLARLGFAGPGESNVPPGPSYCRWHTLDTAPEPVAMYFAPSPYAKYADVQRISGEEKKNFQTLVIAGRPAFLIDDRRESGHRNCQISVSVPSGGLFRFEYAPRNPGVAGDVCATAQEIATVIAQRLK, encoded by the coding sequence ATGGCGAAACGTGCTGTTCGGGGCCGCGAGATCAGGGCGGTCGTTCTGGGTTTGCTGCTGGCGATATCGGCGACCGGCTGCCAGATCTCGGGAACCGCTACCCCCGGTCCGGCCTCGGCCGTCCTCGGCCCGGATACCGCGCCGCCGCCGAGTCCGCCGTGGACGCTGGGACAGGTCGTCTATCACCCGTGCACCGTGCTCGGACAGGATGATCTTGCCCGGCTCGGTTTCGCGGGACCGGGGGAGTCGAACGTGCCGCCGGGTCCCTCCTATTGCCGGTGGCACACACTCGACACCGCGCCTGAACCGGTGGCGATGTATTTCGCACCGAGCCCGTACGCGAAATATGCTGACGTCCAGCGCATCTCCGGCGAGGAGAAGAAGAATTTCCAGACCCTCGTCATCGCGGGGCGGCCGGCGTTCCTGATCGACGATCGTAGGGAGAGCGGGCACCGCAACTGCCAGATCTCGGTATCGGTGCCCTCGGGCGGGCTGTTCCGATTCGAGTACGCACCTCGAAATCCCGGCGTTGCGGGGGACGTCTGCGCCACGGCGCAGGAAATCGCCACCGTGATCGCCCAGCGGCTGAAGTGA